ATTGGGAGAAATCGCAGCCACACTGGCTTATGGGGAAGGATTGCAGGCGCATGCCTTGTCCGCGGAATACCGTTATAAAAACCGTTAATCCCGGCAACATCGCCGCGATGGCTTATTGGTGAGTGCGGGAATCCAGCATGCCGATCATTACGTCACGCGACCACCCGCTCATCAAACAACTGATCAAGCTGGAAGGGTCGCCGCAACATCGCAAGAAAACCGGTCTGACGCTGCTCGACGGCATTCATCTGATCCAAATCTACTGCTCGGTGCTGGGCATGCCCGAGAACCTGATCGTCAGCCAATCGTATATTGAAGACGCTGAGAATGAGCATTTTCTCACCATTCTCTTCGGTCATACGCTCCCCAAAATCACGATCACCAGCAATGCGCTATTTCGCGCGTTTTCTCCGGTCAAAACGCCTTCAGGGGTGCTGGCGCTGATTACAATCCCGGAATTGAAAAAGGACGCCGCTAACGGCAAGGAGATTTTCAGTGTTCTGCTGGAAGCGATTCAAGATCCCGGCAACTTGGGTTCTATCCTGCGCTCCGCCGCGGCAGCGAACATTCGCGACGTGTATCTGTCACCGCAATGCGCCGACGCCTGGTCGCCCAAAACACTCAGGGCGGCGATGGGCGCGCACTTCTTTTTGCGCATCCATGAAAACAGCGATTTGCAGCAGGTGGCACAGCAATTTCCCGGCACGGTCATTGCCACATCGATACAAGCCAGCCGGAACCTTTTTGAAATCCCGCTCGCCGGCCCCACCGCTTTTGTATTCGGTAACGAAGGCGCAGGATTATCCAAGGAATTGATTCAGGCGGTGGACGAAAACATCTCCATTCCCATGCCCGGAAAAACCGAATCATTGAACGCAGCCGCCGCGGCCGCCATCTGTTTTTTTGAAAAAGTCCGCCAGGACAAAGTATTCGCGGCCACCAATCTTGGAACAAAATAACAGGCGGTGTATGATACCGCACCCATCAAAACCGTCACTTTGGAGTTTCTATGAAAATTTCTTCCCTATCCCTCATCGTTCTGATGGGATGCTTACTATTCAACGCTTCCCAGGTACTGGCGATTCACCATGAACCGCAAGATTCGCAAGCGCCGCAACAAGCTTCGAATGGAAAAACGGCGGACAACGAAGGAACCGTTGTCGACGTCATCGACACCACCGGTTATACCTATATGGAATTGGAAAACGGCGGCAACCGTTTCTGGATCGCAGCGCCAACGACCAAAGTCAACAAAGGCGATCGCATTCGTTTCGTTCAAGAAATGGTGATGACGAACTTTACCAGCAAAACGCTGAATCGTACGTTTGGTACGCTTATTTTCGTTTCTTCCACGCAAGTAAAGAAATAATTGCCTAGGCTACATCGCTAAAACCGATCAGCAACTTGTTCTTCAGGCTTTTCAGTTCATCGCGGTATTGCGCCGCTTGTTCGAATTCCAGATTCTTGGCGGCGTTCAGCATTTTCTTCTCGACCCGCTGAATTTCCTTGGTCAGTTGCGTTTCGTTCATGGCGTCGTAGCGCGCTTGCACTTGCGCGGCCTTGAGGTTCTGCTGCGCCGATTCGTGGTTATAGACGCCGTCGATCAGATCCTTGATGCGCTTATGCACCGAGCGCGGCGTAATGTGATTGCGCAGATTATGCTGTAGCTGCTTTTCGCGCCGCCGGTTGGTTTCATCAATGGCGACGCGCATGGATTTGGTCATGTTGTCCGCGTACAGAATTGCCGTACCGTTGATATGCCGCGCGGCGCGGCCGATGGTTTGAATCAGTGAACGCTCCGAACGCAAAAAACCTTCCTTGTCGGCGTCTAATATCGCCACCAGCGACACTTCCGGAATATCCAGACCTTCGCGCAGCAAGTTAATCCCGACCAGTACGTCGAACTGCCCCAGGCGCAAGTCGCGGATAATTTCGACACGCTCGACAGTGTCGATATCCGAATGCAGATAACGCACCTTGATTTGATGATCGGAAAAATAATCGGTCAAATCCTCCGCCATGCGTTTGGTCAGCGTTGTCACCAGCACGCGTTCGTTTTTGGCGGTGCGCAAATTGACTTCCGACATTAGATCATCTACTTGCGTAGCGACCGGGCGCACTTCAATAACCGGATCGACCAGTCCGGTCGGCCTGACCACTTGCTCCACCACCTGGCCGCTATGCTGTTTTTCGTAATCGGCGGGCGTAGCCGAGACGAAAATGGTTTGCGGCATTCTGTTCTCGAATTCCTCGAACCGCAGCGGGCGGTTATCCAGCGCCGACGGCAGGCGGAAGCCGTAATTCACCAGATTTTCCTTGCGCGAACGGTCGCCTTTATACATACCACCGATTTGCGGCACCGTGACATGACTCTCGTCGATGATCATCAATGCATTCGGCGGCAAATAATCGAGCAGCGTCGGCGGCGGCTCGCCGGGTTTCTTGCCGGATAGATGACGCGAATAATTTTCGATACCCTTGCAAAAACCCAGTTCATTCAACATTTCCAGATCGAACCGGGTGCGTTGTTCCAGACGCTGCGCTTCGACCAGGCGGTTTTCCTGATAGAAATACTCCAGCCGTTCGCGCAATTCGGTTTTGATCGTTTCCATCGCGCGCAACGTCGTGCTGCGTGGCGTGACGTAATGACTGGAAGGGTAGACGGTAAAGCGCGACAGCTTTTGCAGCATGTGTCCGGTCAACGGATCGAACAGCGCCAAGCTGTCTACTTCGTCATCGAATAGGGAGATGCGCAGCGCCGCCTCGGAGTTTTCCGCCGGAAACACATCGACCACATCGCCGCGCACGCGGAAAACACCGCGCTTGAATTCCAGTTCGTTACGATCGTATTGCATCTCGGTCAACCGCTTGATGACGTCGCGTTGCGACATTTTCTCACCGTTGCGCAAATGCAGAATCATGCCGTGATAATCGACCGGATCGCCGATACCGTAGATGCACGACACGGTCGCGACGATAATGGCGTCATCGCGCTCCAGCAAGGATTTGGTCGCGGACAAACGCATCTGTTCGATATGCTCGTTGATGCTGGAATCTTTTTCAATGAACAGATCGCGCGCTGGAACATAGGCTTCGGGCTGATAATAATCGTAATAAGAAACAAAATACTCGATGGCATTTTCCGGGAAAAATTCACGCATCTCGGCATACAATTGCGCCGCCAGCGTCTTATTAGGCGCGATCAAAATGGCCGGACGACCAAGGCGCGCGATCATATTGGCGATGGTATAGGTTTTACCGGAACCGGTTACCCCCAGCAATGTCTGAAACGCCAGACCGTCGCTAATGCCCTCGACTAATTGCGCGATAGCCGCCGGCTGGTCACCCGCCGGTTCAAAAGCTTGCTGTAATTTATACGGACTATTGGGGAAGGTTACGATCACAGGTATAATTCCAATATTGAATTGTTTCTTCGTGTCATTTTAACATGCCGGTCTATCTATTTTAGTGTGAGGATTTTTGTGGAACTCTCTAGTCGCGTTCAAACCATCAAACCATCTCCAACCCTTGCGGTAACCGCCCGGGCTGCCAAACTCAAGGCGGAAGGCAAAGACATCATCGGCTTAGGAGCGGGCGAACCCGATTTCGATACCCCTCAGCACATTAAAGATGCCGCCATCGCCGCGATTAACAAGGGATTGACCAAATACACCGCGGTCGGCGGCACGCCGGGGCTGAAAAATGCCATCGTGGCTAAATTCAAACGGGAAAATAATTTCGATTTTGACGCCAAGCAAATTCTGGTTTCCTGCGGCGGCAAACAGAGCTTTTTTAACTTGGTGTTATCGGTGATCAATCCGGGTGATGAAGTCATCATCCCCGCGCCTTATTGGGTTTCTTACCCGGATATCGTGTTGATCGCGGAAGGCAAGCCAGTTTTTATCGATACCGGTATCGAACAGAATTTCAAAATCTCCCCGCAACAACTGGAAGCCGCGATCACACCGAAAACCAAAATGTTCGTTATCAACAGCCCGAGCAATCCGTCGGGGGCGGTGTATACGCTGGATGAGCTGAAAGCGCTTGGAGCGGTGTTACGCAAATATCCGCATATTTTGATAGCAACCGATGACATGTACGAACACATCTTGTTATCAGGCCAGAAATTTAACAATATCGTCAACGCTTGCCCGGAATTATTTCCGCAAGCGGTCGTTCTGAACGGTGTTTCCAAAGCGTATTCGATGACCGGCTGGCGCATCGGCTACTGCGGGGGGCCTGTCCATATCATTACTGCGATGGAAAACATACAATCGCAAAGCACATCCAACCCTAGTTCGATTTCACAAGCGGCGGCAGAAACGGCACTAAACGGCGATCAATCTTGCATGGAGCCGATGATTGCGGCGTTCAAGGAGCGCAATCGCTTTGTCACCGAACAATTAAATCAGATCAACGGCGTGCATTGTTTATCTTCGGAAGGCGCGTTTTATGCATTCGCCGATGTTCGCCAATCGATTCGCGATTTGCATAAAAGCAGTTTGCTCAGTACACCAACCGATATCGCGTTCAGCGAATATCTGCTGGAAAATGCGGGTGTGGCCGTGGTTCCCGGCTCCGCATTCGGTTGTGAAGGGTATATGCGTTTATCCTTCGCAACTTCGATGGACAACTTGAAGCAGGCATTGAGCCGTATCAAAAATCTGCTGAAATAATTCCGCCCGGCATCAGCAGATTAACGACGCTGATGCCCTTTCAATGAAAATTTGCCAACGCTGCTTTCTTGGTTTTTCCAGCGCGTGACGGAATATTGCATAAACCGCAGACGTGGTTGGAATGGATTTCCAGCGAATGTACCACAAAGTTGCCATGGCAATTCACGCAAGGCGCTATGCACAATACACCGCTTTCCACAAAGCGCACCAAGGTCCAAGCGCGAGTCAGGCTCAACACTTTCTCCAGTTGATAGACTTGAATGTGCTCGACATAAAGCCGGTAGCTCTTAATCAGCGCATCGATGCCGTCAACACCGGTATTTTTCGTTACGTAATTGTAGATATTGATAAACAATGATGAGTGCATATTCGGTTGCCAGCTCATAAACCAGTCTTCCGAATAAGGCAGCATGCCTTTGGGAGGCGATACGCCGCGGATTTCCTTATACAGTTTTACCAACCGCTCGCGGCTCAAATCGGTATTCATTTCCAGAACTTGCAACCGGGCGCCCAATTCGATTAATTCCGTTGCCAGATGAATCTGCTTCGCTTCAGTGATAATGCTTCGATTACGCATGATATTTTCTCCTACTGACGTTTAATTAAAGCTCAGGCGATGGCTTCCGCAGGTTTTCCCGCCATTAAAATAGCCGCGTGCGATTTGGTAACGGATTGATCGCGACTATCATTCGACAGCATATCCGCAATCAATCGATCGTCAAAGCGAAATCGGCAAAGCAGCATATTGGAAGCCGCCATTTTAATGAGTTGCGCAGAACTCAATCTATCCAGAATATCCGCTATGTCCTGATTAATCCCCAACCGGTACATAGCCGCTACCCTGTCGTCGCGCAGCATCTGTTTTGCCAGTAACAAATAACTTAAGTTGATGTCTCTGATTTCATCTAGCAGTTGATTGGTTTCCATTTCATCACCCCTTTCAGTAAAAATTTGAATTTAAACACCGTAACGCACAGGTGAAATTTTCAATTATGGGGCAGTGGAAGTAAATGGAAGTTGAGCTTAAATGCAGTTAGGTAATCTTCTTATCGCAATGTAGGAATTTCGCCTACACGGGAAGCGCCTTATTTTATGGGGATTGGAGATGAAATGACGGGGGGAGCTGCTGTGTTAGCGGCCAGATTTTGAGCAACTTTAGCGAGAAATAAAAATTATTTTGCCGATTTATTCACTCATTGTCAGCCATCATAGCATGCGGCAAGAAGCAATCGGTCTTACGAATACTGCGGGAAAAAGACTTTAAATATTGCAATTGAGAATGCTTCGCTTATCCGATCCGGCGAAATTGACCGGCATTCGTACACCCCAATCCACTCCCGGCGATCCGGCTGACTGACCGGCTATTCGATCCCTGCCTGCGGCAATATTTGCCGCTCCTGCCTTTGATCCATCGATCAAACACCACTGAAGAAAAAGCGCCAACACGGCCAGTATAAAGCTTTCCGCTGACTGGCACGATCGTTGCTGTTAGTGCTCACGCTAACTCATTATCAACCTGCGGCATTAAACATTTTAGGAACCCCTATGAAAAACAAATTCGATAGCTTGGAACTAGGACAATTCATTCCGCTGCATTACCACCACAACATGCTGAATGACAGCGCCCGCATGAATAGCTTTAAAGAAGCGATTGATTGGGTCGTCAAACCCGGCGCCAAAGTTTTGGAACTCGGCGGCGGTACCGGTGTGCAATCTTTTTTTGCCGCGCAAAAAGCAGACAAGGTTTATTGTGTGGAGCGCAATCCGGAATTGGTAGAAGCCGCACGCGACTTGCTCGCAAAGAACGTCAACGGTGACAAAGTCGAGGTCATTCAGGCGGATGCCATGCACTACCTGCCACCGGAACCCGTTGATGTGGTGATCTGTGAAATGCTGCACACCGGCTTGTTGCGTGAAAAACAACTGCCGGTGATCGATTCGTTCAAACAACGCTATCTGGAAAAATTCGGCGGCCCGTTGCCGGTTTTTGTGCCGGAAGCAAGTATTCAGGCGATTCAACCGCTGCAACAAAATTTCCATTTCGAGGATTTCTACGCACCGACAATTCTGTTTCAGCATCCCTACAGCACGCAAGAAAGAAGTAAAAGCCTCGGCGACCCGGAAGTATTTCAACTGCTGTCGTATGAAGAACCGTTCAGCCAGACATGCGCTTACGATGGAGAAATTCTCATCACCGAAGACGGCCAGCTCAATGCGTTGCGTCTGATTACAAAAAATATCCTGGCGATCAATATGACGGCAGGCAGCACCATCGATTGGCACACGCAATATATTGTTTTCCCGCTCACCACGCCACTCCAGGTTTACAAAGGTGATCAGATCGCGATACGTTTCAGTTACCAGGGCGGAGCCCCGCTCAAAGCGCTATCGGATTCGCTGGAAGTGCGCCATGTCAGCCAGCAGGTTTCGATTTCCCAATTCGCGCTCGACATGATGAATCTCTCCATGCAATTTCAACCTCAAACCTCTGACCAAGCCAGCGTTCTATAAACGACAAGCAACCTGCAACGCCATCAACTCATAAGCCGCCTCGAGCGGCTTATTCTTTCTCCCGTTTCATGGGGTTATTGGAATACAAAAAGCGATTCTAAAGCCTGAAAATCGCATGCATCGCAATTGATCCCCGCGCCGGATTAATTGCGGTCAAGCACCGCCAAACCGGCTACAATGCCGGAAAACATATCGTACTGAGCCGATAAAGTCATTGCCGATCCGCATATGCAAATCCCCTACGAATTTTGGTTGCATCACGCGATTTTCTACGCACTGCTGTTTTTAATCCATTATGTGTGCGGATTATGTGTCATTCACCGCAACCTGAAAGTCAACTACACGCGCAAGATCAATCATTTCGCCTTCTTTTTTCTTCCAACTTTATTGTCATTGATCATTGAATATCCCTACAGCCCGGCGACATTTTTCATCGATCTCCTCTGCGCCTTCGTATTTCTGACATTTTTCATCGCACCGCTACGCAATAAATTCAGAACGCTGTTCGTCATGTTCAGTTCGTTTGACCGGCCGGAAGACCGGCCGTGGACGCTAACCTGGCTTTACACCCAGTTTATCGCCAGCTACCTGGTGCTCATTCCCCTGCTAGCGTACTTCGAAAGCCGCGAAATGCTGCCGCTCATCATGATCATCATCATCGCCAACGGTGTCGGCGACGGCCTGGCGGAACCTGTTGGCATCCGGTTCGGCACAAGAAAATACACCACCTATGCGCTTTTCACCCGGCAAAAATACGTGCGCAGCTATGCCGGCAGCGCATGCGTATGGGTCACGACGGTCATCGCCATACTGGCATTTCAACACTATTTCAGCACCACCCAACTCATCGCCGCGCTGCTTCTCATGCCAACCCTGATTACGCTAGCCGAAGCTTTTTCCCCGCACACCTGGGACAGTCCGCTCATTTATGCCAGCGGAGGCGCATCGCTGATAGGAATTTTTCATTATTTGTGATCCGCTAATCGTTGCGCTACTCTATCAATCATCCAACTAAAAGGCTCCCATCATGCGAAATATCAGAATCCTGACCATGAACATCCAAGCGCAAGCCTGGCCCGCAGGTCCCCATAGCGACGCCGAGTGGCGCGCGAAAGCGGCGGTCAAAGCGCTCGATCCCGGTAATTTCGCGTTTGACGAGCACCCCGACGTGGTGGTGTTCAACGAAGCGGATAACGAAGATGCGAAAGAGATTCTGGAGACGGGACTCAAGGACATGTATCCACATTTCATCGTGTCGTTCAACGGCGGCAGCGGTGATTTGAACGACGGCGGGCTGGCGATATTCAGCAAATTCGAGTTTCGCGAATTGCCGCCATCGGACAATAACTTTTCCAATAATCGCAGCCGGTTTTATCCTTATATCAGCGGTCTTTTTTACCCGATGAGCGCGAGCGATGATGGCTTGGCGGAAAAAGGCGTAGCCATTGTGCAGATCAGCACCGGCTTGCACTTTGAGGTCGTGACCATTGCCTTGACGCACTTACAGGCGTTTTACGACGAAGTCGGCGAACACCACACCATCCGCTTGCGGCAACTGAAAGTCATCGAAGGCGCGTTGATCGAACTCATCGGCGCGCCGGAAGACAACGCCAATTGGGATAAAGTCATCGTGCTGGGTGATTTGAACATCCGTGGCGATACGCCGCCCTACTCTACCGATGGCCACGGCGAGTGGACCAACGTGTTTATCAACAACGGCGGCCCGTACAACAACGCCTCGCAAGGCATTCCCTTCCGGCAAAACCAACTGATTTTCACCGGACAACTGGTCGACGGCTGGCGCACCTTCATGACGCCGCCGGGCGCTTTCATGGAAGCCGATCCAGGCTTGACCAACACCAATCTGAAAGCAGGCGAGCATTTGCCGGCGGGATTGAAAGAACGGCTGGATTACATCTGCTTTCCGAAACAACGTACCGATGCAATCGGAGAAACGCCGCGCCGCCTGGTTGCGCAGCACATGCGGATTCTACCGTCCAATTTCTCAGCGCTGGATTTGACGTTTGAAAGAATCCAAAGCGACCATCGCGGCATTTTGGCGCAAGTACATTGGCAATTTAAGTACAACACCCCCAACCAAGCCAAACTGCAAGGCGATTTTGTGCATTTCCAAGCACCGGATTCACTGGTCAAAGTCAATATCGCCAACGACCTGAAGATTCCTTCCCCCGGCGTGTTTCAATGGATCTACATCCGCGAACCGGGCACCTACACGTTCACTTACTCACCCAATCTCGAAGCTGCGTTTTATTTTGAGAACGCTATGTCGACCAAGATCGATCCGTACAATCGAGTCAAATGGACAGAATTGGGACTCGACAACGACTGGCTGAACAGTCTGCAACATGAATTCCAGCTTTCCGAAACAGGCGATCAGGTCGACGTGCACCGGCCAATGTTCATCCGCCTGAAAGCCGTTGAAAGAGAGGATCAATTCACCGGCAATATTGCTTTTTCCTTCATCAAGCACACCGGCGAGAACCGCTTTTTGGCCATCGGCCTGCAACCGAACGACATTCCCAAAGACCCGCGGCTACCGGTCGGCCAGAAAAACGGCAAAAATGACGAATGCTGGTTCCGCGCACCGCTGGCCGAGCAACTATTGAGCGGCAATCCTTACCGGGTGGAGTTTTACATTCAAAACGATTTTGCACGTAAAATCCGCCTCAGTCTGTTCGAAGGCATCGCCGCCCCCGCGCCGTTTGAGCAAGTCACCAATGAAGACAAGCTCACCTTGAT
The nucleotide sequence above comes from Gammaproteobacteria bacterium. Encoded proteins:
- a CDS encoding RNA methyltransferase — encoded protein: MPIITSRDHPLIKQLIKLEGSPQHRKKTGLTLLDGIHLIQIYCSVLGMPENLIVSQSYIEDAENEHFLTILFGHTLPKITITSNALFRAFSPVKTPSGVLALITIPELKKDAANGKEIFSVLLEAIQDPGNLGSILRSAAAANIRDVYLSPQCADAWSPKTLRAAMGAHFFLRIHENSDLQQVAQQFPGTVIATSIQASRNLFEIPLAGPTAFVFGNEGAGLSKELIQAVDENISIPMPGKTESLNAAAAAAICFFEKVRQDKVFAATNLGTK
- the uvrB gene encoding excinuclease ABC subunit UvrB, with the protein product MIVTFPNSPYKLQQAFEPAGDQPAAIAQLVEGISDGLAFQTLLGVTGSGKTYTIANMIARLGRPAILIAPNKTLAAQLYAEMREFFPENAIEYFVSYYDYYQPEAYVPARDLFIEKDSSINEHIEQMRLSATKSLLERDDAIIVATVSCIYGIGDPVDYHGMILHLRNGEKMSQRDVIKRLTEMQYDRNELEFKRGVFRVRGDVVDVFPAENSEAALRISLFDDEVDSLALFDPLTGHMLQKLSRFTVYPSSHYVTPRSTTLRAMETIKTELRERLEYFYQENRLVEAQRLEQRTRFDLEMLNELGFCKGIENYSRHLSGKKPGEPPPTLLDYLPPNALMIIDESHVTVPQIGGMYKGDRSRKENLVNYGFRLPSALDNRPLRFEEFENRMPQTIFVSATPADYEKQHSGQVVEQVVRPTGLVDPVIEVRPVATQVDDLMSEVNLRTAKNERVLVTTLTKRMAEDLTDYFSDHQIKVRYLHSDIDTVERVEIIRDLRLGQFDVLVGINLLREGLDIPEVSLVAILDADKEGFLRSERSLIQTIGRAARHINGTAILYADNMTKSMRVAIDETNRRREKQLQHNLRNHITPRSVHKRIKDLIDGVYNHESAQQNLKAAQVQARYDAMNETQLTKEIQRVEKKMLNAAKNLEFEQAAQYRDELKSLKNKLLIGFSDVA
- a CDS encoding pyridoxal phosphate-dependent aminotransferase; its protein translation is MELSSRVQTIKPSPTLAVTARAAKLKAEGKDIIGLGAGEPDFDTPQHIKDAAIAAINKGLTKYTAVGGTPGLKNAIVAKFKRENNFDFDAKQILVSCGGKQSFFNLVLSVINPGDEVIIPAPYWVSYPDIVLIAEGKPVFIDTGIEQNFKISPQQLEAAITPKTKMFVINSPSNPSGAVYTLDELKALGAVLRKYPHILIATDDMYEHILLSGQKFNNIVNACPELFPQAVVLNGVSKAYSMTGWRIGYCGGPVHIITAMENIQSQSTSNPSSISQAAAETALNGDQSCMEPMIAAFKERNRFVTEQLNQINGVHCLSSEGAFYAFADVRQSIRDLHKSSLLSTPTDIAFSEYLLENAGVAVVPGSAFGCEGYMRLSFATSMDNLKQALSRIKNLLK
- the flhC gene encoding flagellar transcriptional regulator FlhC: MRNRSIITEAKQIHLATELIELGARLQVLEMNTDLSRERLVKLYKEIRGVSPPKGMLPYSEDWFMSWQPNMHSSLFINIYNYVTKNTGVDGIDALIKSYRLYVEHIQVYQLEKVLSLTRAWTLVRFVESGVLCIAPCVNCHGNFVVHSLEIHSNHVCGLCNIPSRAGKTKKAALANFH
- the flhD gene encoding flagellar transcriptional regulator FlhD, which codes for METNQLLDEIRDINLSYLLLAKQMLRDDRVAAMYRLGINQDIADILDRLSSAQLIKMAASNMLLCRFRFDDRLIADMLSNDSRDQSVTKSHAAILMAGKPAEAIA
- a CDS encoding methyltransferase domain-containing protein; the protein is MKNKFDSLELGQFIPLHYHHNMLNDSARMNSFKEAIDWVVKPGAKVLELGGGTGVQSFFAAQKADKVYCVERNPELVEAARDLLAKNVNGDKVEVIQADAMHYLPPEPVDVVICEMLHTGLLREKQLPVIDSFKQRYLEKFGGPLPVFVPEASIQAIQPLQQNFHFEDFYAPTILFQHPYSTQERSKSLGDPEVFQLLSYEEPFSQTCAYDGEILITEDGQLNALRLITKNILAINMTAGSTIDWHTQYIVFPLTTPLQVYKGDQIAIRFSYQGGAPLKALSDSLEVRHVSQQVSISQFALDMMNLSMQFQPQTSDQASVL
- a CDS encoding endonuclease/exonuclease/phosphatase family protein, producing the protein MRNIRILTMNIQAQAWPAGPHSDAEWRAKAAVKALDPGNFAFDEHPDVVVFNEADNEDAKEILETGLKDMYPHFIVSFNGGSGDLNDGGLAIFSKFEFRELPPSDNNFSNNRSRFYPYISGLFYPMSASDDGLAEKGVAIVQISTGLHFEVVTIALTHLQAFYDEVGEHHTIRLRQLKVIEGALIELIGAPEDNANWDKVIVLGDLNIRGDTPPYSTDGHGEWTNVFINNGGPYNNASQGIPFRQNQLIFTGQLVDGWRTFMTPPGAFMEADPGLTNTNLKAGEHLPAGLKERLDYICFPKQRTDAIGETPRRLVAQHMRILPSNFSALDLTFERIQSDHRGILAQVHWQFKYNTPNQAKLQGDFVHFQAPDSLVKVNIANDLKIPSPGVFQWIYIREPGTYTFTYSPNLEAAFYFENAMSTKIDPYNRVKWTELGLDNDWLNSLQHEFQLSETGDQVDVHRPMFIRLKAVEREDQFTGNIAFSFIKHTGENRFLAIGLQPNDIPKDPRLPVGQKNGKNDECWFRAPLAEQLLSGNPYRVEFYIQNDFARKIRLSLFEGIAAPAPFEQVTNEDKLTLIGYDRAADIQDVYMLLERSQTTDFEFLAGYRYSISYLNHLEIYSIEDQSGLGADEIHLTMTADDMATNFLDFTDEDFDDDERRMLNSYYPKNTAFSNRLNITVFELDSGDDDDGPFTATIPALKKGENTRESSLIIEAEGAEYQISYKLSRNPNR